From a single Phoenix dactylifera cultivar Barhee BC4 unplaced genomic scaffold, palm_55x_up_171113_PBpolish2nd_filt_p 000119F, whole genome shotgun sequence genomic region:
- the LOC103705589 gene encoding polyamine oxidase 3-like: MENRCNNLPLKKVSYLSDVERRKPLSPSAIVIGAGFAGIAAAHALKNANFQVVLLESRDRIGGRIYTDYSFGFPVDLGASWLHGVCKENPLAPLIGRLGLPLYRTSGDNSVLFDHDLESYALFDTDGCQVPQELVQKVGDVFESILKESDKLRRECRKDMSIARAINIVLERRPDLRQEGLAYNVLQWYLCRMEGWFAADADTISLRHWDQEVLLPGGHGLMVRGYRPVINTLAKGLDIRLGHRVTKIARGKKGVEVTANNGETFFADAAIITVPLGVLKANSIKFEPQLPEWKEEAISNLAVGTENKIVLHFDKVFWPNVEFLGVVASTSYGCSYFLNLHKATGHPVLVYMPAGRLARDIEKMSDEAAAKFAFLQLKGILPDASEPIQYLVSHWGTDENSLGSYTYDAVGKSHELCERLRIPVDNLFFAGEAASMKYTGTVHGAFSTGLMAAEECRMRVLERYGDLAMFQPAMGEEAESVFVPLLISRM, encoded by the exons ATGGAGAACCGTTGTAATAATCTTCCCCTCAAGAAAG TTTCGTACCTCTCGGATGTTGAGAGAAGAAAGCCTCTCTCACCTTCTGCTATTGTCATAGGCGCTGGCTTTGCAGGCATTGCAGCTGCTCATGCACTCAAAAATGCAAATTTCCAG GTTGTTCTGTTGGAATCACGGGACAGGATTGGAGGCCGAATATATACTGACTACTCATTTGGCTTCCCTGTTGACTTGGGTGCATCTTG GTTGCATGGTGTCTGCAAAGAAAATCCCTTGGCTCCTTTGATTGGAAGACTGGGGCTGCCACTTTACCGTACGAGTGGTGACAACTCAGTGTTGTTTGATCATGATCTGGAAAG TTATGCGCTATTTGACACAGATGGGTGTCAGGTTCCACAAGAACTGGTCCAAAAGGTTGGCGATGTTTTTGAGAGTATATTAAAAGAG TCCGACAAACTGAGGCGTGAATGCAGGAAAGACATGTCTATAGCACGGGCTATTAACATTGTCCTGGAGAGACGTCCAGATCTCAG GCAAGAAGGGCTTGCGTACAATGTACTGCAATGGTACTTATGCCGGATGGAAGGTTGGTTTGCTGCAGATGCAGATACAATCTCACTGAGGCATTGGGATCAG GAAGTTCTGCTCCCAGGTGGTCATGGCCTTATGGTCCGGGGATATCGTCCTGTTATAAACACGCTTGCAAAAGGCCTCGACATTCGTCTTGGACACCG GGTAACGAAAATTGCCCGTGGAAAGAAGGGAGTCGAAGTCACCGCCAACAATGGTGAAACATTTTTTGCAGATGCCGCCATCATTACAGTTCCTCTGGGGGTTCTAAAAGCCAATTCCATAAAGTTTGAGCCTCAGCTTCCAGAGTGGAAGGAAGAAGCAATTTCAAATCTTGCAGTTGGAACTGAGAACAAGATTGTGTTGCATTTTGACAAGGTTTTCTGGCCAAATGTGGAGTTTCTGGGAGTAGTTGCATCTACTTCGTATGGTTGCAGCTATTTTCTTAATCTTCACAAGGCGACAGGTCATCCAGTTCTTGTTTACATGCCTGCTGGTCGGCTTGCCCGTGACATTGAAAAAATGTCTGACGAGGCTGCTGCCAAGTTTGCCTTTCTGCAGTTAAAGGGGATTCTCCCTGATGCATCTGAACCT ATTCAGTATCTGGTGTCACACTGGGGAACAGATGAAAACTCACTGGGCTCCTACACCTATGATGCAGTGGGGAAGTCTCATGAACTCTGTGAAAGGCTGCGGATCCCTGTAGACAACCTCTTCTTTGCAGGGGAGGCAGCAAGCATGAAATACACTGGCACCGTGCATGGTGCCTTCTCGACTGGGTTGATGGCTGCAGAAGAGTGCCGGATGCGTGTTCTAGAAAGATATGGGGACTTGGCCATGTTCCAGCCAGCAATGGGAGAAGAGGCTGAATCAGTCTTTGTTCCGCTACTGATCTCCCGAATGTGA